A single Dechloromonas denitrificans DNA region contains:
- the icd gene encoding NADP-dependent isocitrate dehydrogenase has product MASHITVPQGGQKIVPGQAVPNNPIIPFIEGDGIGIDITPVMIKVIDAAVAKAYGGAKKIHWMEVFAGEKSTRIYGPDEWFPKETFDALKEYSVSIKGPMTTPVGGGIRSLNVALRQELDLYQCVRPVQYFKGVPSPLKHPELTNMVIFRENTEDIYAGIEWAAESEGAKKVIDFLQKEMGVKKIRFPATSGIGIKPISVEGTTRLVRAALKYVIANDRKSLTIVHKGNIMKFTEGLFRDTAYKVAQEEFGAELVDGGPWCKFRNPNSGREVIIKDSIADAFLQQILLRPAEYDTIVTTNLNGDYISDALAAQVGGIGIAPGANISDQYACFEATHGTAPKYAGQDKVNPGSLILSAEMMLRHLGWVEAANLVIKAMEAAIGDKQVTYDFARLMDGANELSCSAFGDAMIERM; this is encoded by the coding sequence ATGGCATCTCACATCACGGTTCCCCAAGGTGGTCAGAAAATCGTTCCGGGACAGGCTGTCCCGAACAATCCGATCATTCCCTTCATCGAGGGTGACGGCATTGGCATCGACATCACCCCGGTCATGATCAAGGTCATCGACGCCGCTGTGGCCAAGGCCTATGGCGGCGCCAAGAAAATTCACTGGATGGAAGTTTTCGCCGGCGAAAAGTCCACTCGCATCTACGGTCCGGATGAGTGGTTCCCGAAGGAAACCTTCGATGCGCTGAAGGAATACTCGGTCTCCATCAAGGGGCCGATGACGACGCCGGTCGGTGGCGGCATCCGCTCGCTGAACGTCGCCCTGCGCCAGGAGCTCGATCTCTACCAGTGCGTCCGTCCGGTGCAGTACTTCAAGGGCGTGCCATCGCCGCTCAAGCACCCGGAGCTGACCAACATGGTCATCTTCCGCGAGAACACCGAAGACATCTACGCTGGCATCGAATGGGCCGCCGAATCGGAAGGTGCCAAGAAGGTCATCGATTTCCTGCAGAAGGAAATGGGCGTCAAGAAAATCCGTTTTCCGGCGACTTCCGGCATCGGCATCAAGCCGATCTCCGTCGAAGGCACCACCCGTCTGGTCCGCGCCGCGCTCAAGTACGTCATCGCCAACGACCGCAAGTCGCTGACCATCGTGCACAAGGGCAACATCATGAAGTTCACGGAAGGCCTGTTCCGTGACACCGCCTACAAGGTGGCCCAGGAAGAGTTCGGCGCCGAGCTGGTCGATGGCGGTCCGTGGTGCAAGTTCCGCAATCCCAATTCCGGCCGCGAAGTGATCATCAAGGATTCGATCGCCGACGCCTTCCTGCAGCAGATCCTGCTGCGTCCGGCCGAGTACGACACCATCGTCACCACCAACCTGAACGGCGACTACATCTCCGACGCGCTGGCTGCACAGGTCGGCGGCATCGGCATTGCGCCGGGCGCCAACATCTCCGACCAGTACGCCTGCTTTGAAGCGACCCATGGCACCGCGCCGAAGTACGCCGGCCAGGACAAGGTCAACCCGGGTTCGCTGATTCTCTCGGCCGAAATGATGCTGCGCCATCTCGGTTGGGTCGAAGCCGCCAACTTGGTTATCAAGGCCATGGAAGCAGCGATCGGCGACAAGCAGGTGACCTATGATTTTGCCCGCCTGATGGATGGGGCCAATGAACTGTCCTGCTCGGCTTTTGGCGATGCCATGATCGAGCGCATGTGA
- a CDS encoding ankyrin repeat domain-containing protein gives MIVGISLGLPLAAQQAVSLPTPTAFVNSLEVGDVAQAEAWLAAGLPPDFMGSRTGSGLMIGAWEGNIELMRLFISRGADINKLNGNGESALVLAAWRGNLDVVQWLVDRGARINAPRRQWSALHYAVFAGHEAVVDYLMAQGADIDALSTNGSSVLMMAIYEGRQDLARKLIEKGADRTPKNDWGDGALEWSMRYNHLNIARMLTNPEEFNIAVSQPKEKWGEPSRSVRMSKELETLIDMRETLAVRGMSTASIDKRIAAERVRIVRSELDRRDAPARASTLEITASRKKPDEQSAKIIYDDQGKAAGFKVPGTTYTGKPKMPPKGTVKNY, from the coding sequence ATGATAGTCGGGATAAGCCTTGGTTTACCGCTGGCGGCGCAACAGGCGGTGAGCTTGCCGACGCCGACGGCGTTTGTAAACAGCCTGGAAGTGGGCGACGTGGCCCAGGCCGAGGCTTGGCTGGCGGCCGGCCTGCCGCCTGATTTCATGGGCAGCCGGACCGGTTCCGGCCTGATGATCGGGGCCTGGGAAGGCAATATCGAATTGATGCGCTTGTTCATTTCGCGGGGCGCCGACATCAACAAGTTGAATGGCAACGGCGAAAGTGCGCTCGTTCTCGCCGCCTGGCGGGGTAACCTGGATGTCGTCCAATGGCTGGTCGACCGCGGGGCGCGTATCAATGCGCCGCGCCGGCAATGGTCGGCGCTGCATTACGCGGTGTTTGCCGGCCATGAAGCAGTGGTCGACTACCTGATGGCCCAGGGGGCCGATATCGATGCCTTGAGCACCAACGGTTCCAGCGTGCTGATGATGGCGATTTACGAGGGGCGGCAGGATCTGGCGCGCAAGCTGATCGAGAAGGGCGCCGACCGGACCCCGAAGAACGACTGGGGCGACGGGGCGCTGGAGTGGTCGATGCGCTACAACCATCTGAACATTGCCCGGATGCTGACCAATCCCGAGGAGTTCAATATTGCGGTCAGCCAGCCCAAGGAAAAATGGGGTGAGCCGAGCCGCTCCGTGCGGATGTCAAAGGAGCTTGAAACGCTGATCGACATGCGTGAGACGCTTGCCGTGCGGGGCATGTCGACCGCCAGCATCGACAAGCGGATTGCTGCCGAGCGGGTGCGTATCGTGCGTAGCGAACTGGATCGCCGCGATGCGCCAGCCCGGGCGTCGACGCTGGAAATAACGGCGAGTCGCAAAAAGCCGGATGAGCAGTCGGCGAAAATAATTTACGACGATCAGGGCAAGGCGGCCGGTTTCAAGGTTCCTGGCACGACCTATACCGGCAAGCCGAAAATGCCGCCCAAGGGGACGGTGAAGAACTACTGA
- a CDS encoding energy transducer TonB, which yields MAASLLPTDLFIARLINTLTPQASPHFLMIRTRYRLALALAASLLLHLAPFVTERIPAPSPPPPPPPMQASLQPVQAPPPQAPLRLDEAPAQPKTAKQTTKPIKNLTTAHSPNSWQQEVRRQFQKLHGKGLFYPPEAIEKGLQGEALVLLILDRDGHVTAARIEQSSGFRILDEAALQAVRSLRSLPADAPRETLLPVSFRLK from the coding sequence ATGGCGGCCAGTTTGCTTCCGACCGACCTCTTCATTGCTCGTCTCATCAACACACTCACTCCTCAGGCCAGCCCGCATTTTCTCATGATCCGGACCCGCTACCGGCTGGCTCTGGCCTTGGCTGCATCACTACTGCTGCATCTGGCACCGTTTGTTACGGAACGGATTCCCGCGCCATCACCCCCGCCGCCCCCGCCGCCAATGCAGGCCAGCCTGCAACCGGTCCAGGCCCCACCGCCGCAGGCACCACTGAGGCTCGATGAAGCGCCTGCGCAGCCGAAGACCGCCAAGCAAACCACAAAACCGATAAAAAATTTAACTACAGCACATTCGCCAAATTCATGGCAGCAAGAAGTCCGGCGGCAATTTCAAAAATTGCATGGCAAAGGACTCTTCTACCCGCCCGAAGCGATCGAAAAAGGCCTGCAAGGCGAAGCCTTGGTGCTCCTGATCCTCGATCGCGATGGCCATGTAACAGCCGCCCGTATTGAGCAAAGCAGCGGCTTCCGGATACTCGACGAGGCGGCGCTGCAGGCAGTCCGATCACTCCGCTCACTGCCTGCCGATGCGCCACGCGAGACACTGCTACCGGTCAGTTTCCGCCTGAAATAA
- the murI gene encoding glutamate racemase yields MNPHPIAVFDSGLGGLTVLHALRARLPQEDFFYFADTRFLPYGDRPEAFLKERGVLIAEALVRRGIKALVIACNTATATAAEAIRAATALPIVALEPGVKPAAALTRSGVIGVLATTRTLQSERFQRLVGNHAQHSKVVTQACPGLAEAIENGGPDSPAVAALLDAFVAPLAAAGADVVVLGCTHYPWVAEAIARRMPPGVALLDTGEPVARQLDRLLGAAGLLGGGHGHLTVATSGAPAKVSATVDRLWGQHLPVEHWEP; encoded by the coding sequence TTGAATCCCCATCCGATCGCCGTTTTCGATTCCGGCCTGGGCGGCCTGACGGTGTTGCATGCCCTGCGCGCCAGACTGCCGCAGGAAGATTTCTTTTACTTTGCCGATACCCGCTTTCTGCCTTACGGCGACCGGCCCGAAGCCTTCCTCAAGGAGCGTGGCGTGTTGATCGCCGAGGCGCTGGTCAGGCGCGGCATCAAGGCCCTGGTCATCGCCTGCAATACGGCCACGGCGACGGCGGCCGAAGCGATCCGGGCGGCGACCGCGTTGCCCATCGTCGCCCTCGAGCCTGGTGTCAAACCGGCGGCGGCGCTGACCAGGAGCGGGGTGATCGGCGTCCTGGCGACGACGCGAACCTTGCAGAGCGAGCGTTTCCAGCGACTGGTCGGCAACCACGCCCAGCACAGCAAGGTGGTGACGCAGGCCTGTCCCGGGCTGGCCGAAGCGATTGAAAACGGCGGCCCGGACAGCCCGGCGGTGGCCGCCTTGCTCGATGCCTTTGTCGCGCCGCTGGCGGCGGCGGGGGCGGATGTCGTGGTGCTCGGCTGCACCCACTACCCCTGGGTGGCCGAGGCCATCGCCCGGCGCATGCCGCCCGGCGTGGCGCTGCTTGATACCGGGGAACCGGTCGCCCGCCAGCTCGATCGACTGCTCGGTGCAGCCGGTCTGCTGGGCGGCGGGCATGGCCATCTGACGGTGGCGACCAGCGGTGCGCCGGCCAAGGTTAGCGCGACGGTCGACCGCCTGTGGGGGCAGCATCTGCCCGTCGAACACTGGGAACCTTGA
- a CDS encoding methyl-accepting chemotaxis protein, giving the protein MNPINSLRVSTRMQILIGLTLIGLIALCLTALFQLKSSMLEDRKDKTKNLVEVAVGVLSHHHKLAQDGKLSDEEAKKAAKGVLRTLRYGTNDYFFVVDFNFNYVLMPPKPEAEGKSAAEMKDTNGKLIIKELAAAARNGGGFVDYWFAKPGQQVPEPKLSYASEFAPWGWAIGTGIYIDDVDREYRKGAMLLGGISLGLLVLLSLVGWQVSSSILRQLGGEPQIASEIMQRVAGGDLTAQLDNAPAGSLLHALGSMVGSLRQLVGAINKDANTLVNNAEDIARASDEVAKAAEQQADATSAMAAAIEELTVTSNHISDSARETSRETRDAVELAGQGSSRVNQASQAIQKISTTVSDASGRIRALEERANQISSIANVIKDIAGQTNLLALNAAIEAARAGEQGRGFAVVADEVRKLAERTSSATLEIEQMINGIQNDTIGAVGAMDAALPEVQEGVQLSASASESLQAIEDGARRTLERVGEVADATQEQSAASTSIAQRVEQIANMVEETTATIRGTAETAHQLEVIATNLKQLIGKFTV; this is encoded by the coding sequence ATGAATCCTATAAATTCGCTACGCGTTTCGACACGGATGCAGATTCTGATCGGCTTGACGCTGATCGGACTGATCGCCCTGTGTCTGACCGCCTTGTTCCAGCTCAAATCGAGCATGCTCGAAGACCGCAAGGACAAAACCAAGAACCTGGTGGAAGTGGCGGTGGGCGTGCTGTCCCACCATCACAAACTGGCCCAGGACGGGAAGCTCTCCGATGAGGAAGCCAAGAAAGCGGCCAAGGGCGTCTTGCGCACGCTGCGCTACGGCACTAACGACTACTTTTTTGTCGTCGACTTCAATTTCAACTACGTCCTGATGCCCCCCAAACCGGAGGCTGAAGGAAAAAGCGCCGCCGAGATGAAAGACACGAACGGCAAATTGATCATCAAGGAACTTGCCGCAGCAGCCCGGAACGGCGGCGGTTTTGTCGATTACTGGTTTGCCAAGCCGGGGCAGCAGGTGCCGGAACCAAAACTGTCCTACGCCAGCGAGTTTGCCCCCTGGGGTTGGGCTATCGGCACCGGCATCTACATTGACGACGTCGATCGCGAATACCGGAAAGGCGCCATGCTGCTCGGCGGCATCTCGCTCGGCCTGCTGGTCTTGCTCAGCCTGGTCGGCTGGCAGGTCAGTTCAAGCATTCTGCGCCAGCTGGGTGGTGAGCCGCAGATCGCCAGTGAAATCATGCAGCGCGTCGCCGGTGGCGACCTGACCGCGCAGCTCGACAATGCGCCAGCCGGCAGCCTGCTCCATGCCCTGGGCAGCATGGTTGGGTCGCTCCGCCAGCTGGTCGGCGCAATCAACAAGGATGCCAACACCCTGGTCAACAACGCGGAAGATATCGCCCGCGCCTCCGACGAGGTGGCCAAGGCAGCCGAGCAACAAGCCGATGCGACGTCGGCGATGGCGGCAGCGATCGAGGAACTGACCGTAACCTCCAACCATATTTCGGACAGCGCCCGGGAAACCTCACGCGAAACCCGGGATGCCGTCGAACTGGCCGGCCAGGGCAGCAGCCGGGTAAACCAGGCATCGCAGGCGATCCAGAAAATCTCCACGACGGTATCCGATGCGTCGGGGCGAATTCGTGCGCTGGAAGAGCGGGCCAACCAGATTTCGTCGATCGCCAACGTGATCAAGGACATTGCGGGCCAGACCAATTTGCTCGCCCTCAACGCGGCCATCGAAGCGGCGCGGGCCGGCGAACAGGGCCGGGGCTTCGCGGTGGTTGCCGACGAAGTGCGCAAGCTGGCCGAGCGCACCTCGAGCGCGACGCTGGAAATCGAGCAGATGATCAACGGCATCCAGAACGACACCATCGGTGCCGTCGGCGCGATGGACGCGGCGCTACCGGAAGTTCAGGAAGGGGTGCAGCTGTCGGCCTCGGCCTCCGAGTCCCTGCAAGCCATTGAAGATGGTGCCCGGCGCACCCTGGAGCGGGTGGGCGAAGTGGCCGACGCGACGCAGGAACAAAGCGCGGCCAGCACCTCGATTGCCCAGCGCGTCGAGCAGATTGCCAACATGGTCGAGGAAACGACGGCAACGATCCGGGGCACTGCCGAGACGGCGCACCAGCTGGAAGTCATCGCCACCAATCTCAAGCAGCTGATCGGCAAGTTTACCGTCTGA
- a CDS encoding ATP-binding protein, with product MTFKDRNPGFSTKLALTVGLLVALAVVFVLYASAEKRIDRANERRHVSMLLADELRHSSDDLTRMARTYVVTGDPVYRQRYQTILDIRDGKQPRPADYQNIYWDLVVGDQVPPVPAGSATIALLDLMRQAEFGAEEFRQLTEAKANSDRLTALEIEAMNLVETGGPAAEANREKARQMLHGASYHQAKAGIMRPLHQFNLLMGKRTLDMVQSAEVRATIFRLIFVAFGLSVVTMLWRTYVALRETLGASAEEVHAQIVRLGQGDFSPPDQVLPTVEDSVIGWLAETRLKLNELQTAQRQAESDLAQRTRELLLHNQVLHLISKGAPLPDVLQGLASRVEALHPGALCSILLLDEDGRHLRHGAAPSLPDFYNQAIDGVVIGDGVGSCGTAAFRGERVIVEDIQQHPFWALYRDLAAQAGVQSCWSQPFKNRDGRVLGTFAIYHQQATSPSATEIGLIEDYASLAGLAVERARTEEALGKSQQRYRLIADNSSDVIWLLDLPGMEFSYISPSVQRLRGWTPEEIMAQPFAAALTPESLRRVEAALADSLERLAQGDQTARSGNLEIEQPHKDGFVISTEVVTTILLDAAGQPKQIMGITRDISERKQAEAELDRYRHHLERMVEERTAALSVAKEAAEAANRAKSTFLSNMSHELRTPMNAIMGMTDLVQRRASDPKQRDQLAKVAQASRHLLAVINDILDISKIEAERLKLEVVAFKLGGVIENVLSLHAQKAAEKGLPLLVDMAPGLAEREVQGDPMRLGQILINLTTNAIKFTETGTVTIHVRLVEESADDVLLRFAVKDSGIGISADDQQRVFSAFEQADGSMTRQYGGTGLGLAISKRLAQLMGGSIGVESEPGAGSTFWFTARLRQGRGRLAGSPGQLESFAEQRIRAGYRGIHVLLVEDEPINQEVSQALLEEAGFLVDLAGNGEAAVAAVKAGDYDLVLMDVQMPIMNGIDATRLIRALPGRSTLPIIAMTANAFAEDRQRCLDAGMNDHVGKPVDPAVLFETLLKWLPPLEPTR from the coding sequence GTGACGTTCAAGGATAGAAATCCCGGATTTTCAACGAAGCTGGCGCTGACGGTCGGTCTCTTGGTGGCGCTTGCCGTTGTCTTCGTGTTGTACGCCAGCGCCGAGAAACGTATCGATCGGGCCAACGAGCGGCGGCATGTTTCGATGCTGCTGGCCGATGAATTGCGTCACTCCTCGGACGATCTGACGCGCATGGCACGCACCTATGTCGTGACCGGCGACCCGGTGTACCGGCAGCGCTATCAGACTATTCTCGACATCCGCGATGGCAAGCAGCCGCGGCCGGCCGATTATCAGAATATCTATTGGGATCTGGTCGTCGGCGATCAGGTGCCGCCGGTGCCCGCCGGGAGTGCGACGATCGCGCTGCTCGACCTGATGCGGCAGGCCGAATTCGGCGCCGAGGAGTTCCGTCAACTGACGGAAGCCAAGGCAAACTCGGATCGCCTGACGGCGCTGGAAATCGAAGCGATGAATCTGGTCGAGACCGGCGGCCCCGCCGCCGAGGCCAATCGCGAAAAGGCCCGCCAGATGCTGCACGGCGCGTCCTATCATCAGGCCAAAGCCGGGATCATGCGGCCGCTGCATCAGTTCAATCTGCTGATGGGCAAACGCACGCTGGATATGGTTCAGTCGGCCGAAGTGCGGGCGACCATTTTTCGGCTGATCTTCGTCGCCTTTGGCCTCAGCGTCGTTACCATGCTGTGGCGGACCTATGTCGCCTTGCGCGAAACGCTCGGCGCTTCCGCCGAGGAAGTCCATGCCCAGATCGTCCGGCTTGGCCAGGGCGATTTTTCGCCGCCCGATCAGGTCTTGCCGACTGTTGAAGACAGCGTGATCGGCTGGCTGGCCGAGACCCGGCTCAAGCTGAACGAGCTGCAAACCGCCCAACGGCAGGCCGAGAGCGATCTGGCGCAACGGACTCGTGAATTGCTGCTGCACAATCAGGTGCTTCATCTGATCAGTAAAGGCGCGCCGCTGCCCGATGTGCTGCAAGGCTTGGCAAGTCGCGTCGAAGCCTTGCACCCGGGGGCCCTGTGCTCGATCCTGTTGCTCGATGAAGACGGTCGGCATCTGCGTCATGGCGCGGCGCCGAGCTTGCCCGACTTCTACAATCAGGCGATTGACGGCGTGGTCATCGGCGATGGCGTCGGCTCTTGCGGAACGGCGGCTTTCCGCGGCGAGCGGGTGATCGTCGAGGATATCCAGCAGCACCCGTTCTGGGCGCTTTACCGCGATCTGGCCGCCCAGGCCGGCGTCCAGTCGTGCTGGTCGCAACCGTTCAAGAACCGCGATGGGCGGGTCCTCGGCACCTTTGCCATCTATCACCAGCAAGCTACCTCTCCTTCGGCTACCGAAATCGGCCTAATCGAAGACTATGCCAGCTTGGCTGGCCTCGCTGTCGAGCGTGCCCGAACCGAAGAGGCGCTCGGCAAAAGTCAGCAACGCTATCGGCTGATTGCCGACAACAGCAGCGACGTGATCTGGCTGCTCGATCTTCCCGGCATGGAATTCTCTTATATCAGTCCGTCCGTCCAGCGCTTGCGCGGCTGGACGCCGGAGGAAATCATGGCCCAGCCGTTTGCCGCCGCCCTGACGCCGGAATCGTTGCGGCGGGTAGAGGCGGCCCTGGCGGATAGCCTCGAACGGCTCGCCCAGGGCGATCAAACGGCGCGCTCGGGAAATCTCGAGATCGAGCAACCCCACAAGGATGGCTTTGTCATATCGACCGAAGTGGTCACCACCATCCTGCTCGATGCGGCCGGCCAGCCGAAGCAGATCATGGGCATCACCCGCGACATCAGCGAGCGCAAGCAAGCCGAGGCGGAACTGGATCGGTATCGCCACCATCTGGAACGCATGGTCGAAGAGCGCACCGCTGCGCTGTCGGTCGCCAAGGAGGCGGCGGAAGCTGCCAACCGCGCCAAGAGCACGTTCCTGTCAAATATGAGTCATGAACTGCGGACGCCGATGAACGCCATCATGGGCATGACCGATCTGGTGCAGCGCCGGGCCAGCGATCCGAAACAAAGAGATCAGCTGGCAAAAGTCGCGCAGGCCTCGCGTCATCTGCTGGCCGTCATCAATGACATCCTCGATATCTCGAAGATCGAGGCGGAGCGCCTGAAGCTGGAGGTCGTCGCCTTCAAGCTGGGCGGCGTCATCGAAAATGTGCTCAGTCTGCATGCGCAGAAAGCGGCCGAAAAAGGCTTGCCGCTGCTTGTCGATATGGCGCCCGGCCTTGCCGAGCGTGAGGTGCAGGGTGATCCGATGCGCCTTGGCCAGATCCTGATCAACCTGACGACCAATGCCATCAAGTTTACCGAGACCGGAACGGTGACGATCCATGTGCGGCTGGTCGAGGAAAGTGCCGACGACGTACTGCTGCGCTTTGCCGTCAAGGACAGTGGCATCGGTATTTCGGCCGACGATCAGCAGCGCGTGTTCAGCGCCTTCGAGCAGGCCGATGGTTCGATGACCCGGCAATACGGTGGTACCGGCCTTGGCCTGGCGATCAGCAAGCGTCTGGCGCAACTGATGGGGGGCAGCATTGGGGTCGAAAGCGAACCCGGGGCCGGCAGCACCTTCTGGTTTACCGCTCGTTTGCGGCAAGGGCGCGGTCGCCTTGCCGGTTCGCCCGGTCAGCTCGAGTCGTTCGCCGAGCAGCGCATCCGCGCCGGCTATCGCGGCATTCATGTGCTGCTCGTCGAAGACGAGCCGATCAATCAGGAAGTGTCGCAGGCCTTGCTCGAAGAGGCCGGCTTTCTCGTCGATCTGGCCGGAAATGGCGAGGCCGCGGTCGCCGCGGTCAAGGCCGGCGATTACGATCTGGTGCTGATGGATGTGCAGATGCCGATCATGAACGGCATCGATGCCACCCGGCTGATTCGCGCGCTGCCCGGGCGGAGCACCCTGCCGATCATTGCCATGACCGCCAATGCCTTCGCCGAGGACCGGCAGCGTTGCCTTGACGCCGGGATGAACGATCACGTCGGCAAGCCGGTCGACCCGGCGGTGCTCTTCGAAACCTTGCTCAAATGGTTGCCGCCGCTTGAGCCGACGCGTTGA
- a CDS encoding MFS transporter — protein sequence MSSPETQQTIQKKVVIAACFGTFLEWYDFLTFASLAIYFSVLFFPSGDPVAALLASLGTFGVGMIVRPLGAALFGSLGDRHGRRTIFLVTIIVMGVSTVCVGLLPTYEQVGLLAPALLLLLRMLQGLSVGGEIGGAAVYLTEHAPEGRRGLYTSVLQLMGPLGMMASTLQIIALQYFLSEADFKAWGWRIPFLLSALLLVVSIKSRMNLHESPVFRHLREKNGLAKTPLRDCFRDRQTLGRMGLLFFCISAGGSLLFFSAQVYTNVFLKTVVNLPAAQAGALVMMSTLALFPATLFCGWLSDRIGRRPVLLAGLISGAITIYPVFQGLLHYGQQATPDTMMITLLLLVLVIPLACITGPQTATLPELFPARTRYTAVALPHNLSAGWIGGMSPFMVSWLGVHFGDPLAGLWYPTGLLILAALIGLFFLPEVRNRPLDQ from the coding sequence ATGTCCAGCCCCGAAACCCAGCAAACCATCCAGAAAAAAGTGGTCATCGCCGCCTGTTTCGGCACCTTCCTGGAGTGGTACGACTTCCTGACCTTCGCTTCGCTGGCCATCTACTTCAGCGTCCTCTTCTTCCCGTCCGGCGACCCGGTTGCCGCGCTGCTCGCCAGTCTCGGCACCTTCGGCGTCGGCATGATCGTCCGCCCGCTCGGTGCCGCGCTGTTCGGCTCGCTCGGCGACCGCCACGGCCGGCGCACCATCTTCCTCGTCACCATCATCGTGATGGGCGTCTCCACCGTCTGCGTCGGGCTGCTGCCGACCTACGAACAGGTCGGCCTGCTCGCCCCGGCCCTGCTCTTGCTGTTGCGCATGCTGCAGGGCTTGTCGGTCGGCGGTGAAATCGGCGGCGCCGCCGTCTACCTCACCGAACACGCCCCGGAAGGCCGGCGCGGCTTGTACACCAGCGTACTGCAACTGATGGGACCGCTCGGCATGATGGCGTCGACGCTGCAGATCATCGCCCTGCAGTATTTCCTCAGCGAAGCCGACTTCAAGGCCTGGGGCTGGCGCATCCCCTTCCTGCTCTCGGCGCTGCTGCTGGTGGTCTCGATCAAGAGCCGGATGAATCTGCACGAATCGCCGGTTTTCCGGCATTTGCGCGAGAAGAACGGGCTGGCCAAGACGCCCTTGCGCGACTGCTTCCGCGACCGCCAGACGCTCGGCCGCATGGGCCTGCTGTTCTTCTGCATCTCGGCCGGCGGCTCGCTGCTCTTCTTCTCGGCCCAGGTCTATACCAATGTCTTCCTGAAGACGGTGGTCAATCTGCCGGCCGCCCAAGCCGGCGCACTGGTGATGATGTCGACGCTCGCCCTGTTCCCGGCGACGCTGTTCTGCGGCTGGCTGTCCGACCGGATCGGCCGGCGGCCGGTGCTGCTGGCCGGTCTGATCAGTGGCGCCATCACCATCTATCCGGTGTTTCAGGGCTTGCTGCATTACGGCCAGCAAGCCACGCCGGACACCATGATGATCACGCTGCTCCTGCTCGTCCTGGTCATCCCGCTGGCCTGCATCACCGGGCCGCAGACGGCGACGCTGCCCGAACTGTTCCCGGCCCGCACCCGCTACACCGCCGTTGCCCTGCCGCACAACCTGTCGGCCGGCTGGATCGGCGGCATGTCGCCGTTCATGGTGAGCTGGCTGGGCGTGCACTTTGGCGACCCGCTGGCCGGCCTGTGGTACCCGACCGGGCTGCTGATACTGGCGGCGCTGATCGGCTTGTTCTTCCTGCCGGAAGTACGCAACCGCCCGCTCGATCAGTAG